A single genomic interval of Adhaeribacter pallidiroseus harbors:
- the cmk gene encoding (d)CMP kinase, which translates to MKKIVIAIDGHSSCGKSTTAKLVAKEMGYAYIDTGAMYRAVTLYFLQNYVDFTNPKKIQQALDHIHITFERNPKTQRNEVFLNGLNVEDEIRKMYISDKVSEVSVIPEVRHALVHQQQKMGKRRGVVMDGRDIGTAVFPDAEVKIFMTADVETRAKRRQQELLEKNELVPLNTIVENLKKRDLIDSTRKESPLIQAPDAALLDTSYITIDEQVDFVLRKVAERLCSQEFSVPKE; encoded by the coding sequence ATGAAAAAAATTGTTATTGCCATCGACGGGCATTCTTCCTGCGGAAAAAGTACCACGGCCAAGTTAGTAGCCAAAGAAATGGGATACGCCTACATTGATACGGGGGCCATGTACCGGGCCGTAACTTTGTATTTTCTGCAGAACTACGTTGATTTTACAAATCCCAAAAAAATTCAACAAGCCCTTGATCACATTCACATTACGTTTGAACGCAACCCCAAAACCCAGCGCAACGAAGTTTTTTTAAATGGTTTAAACGTAGAAGACGAAATCCGGAAAATGTACATCTCGGATAAGGTAAGTGAGGTGAGTGTTATTCCGGAGGTACGCCATGCTCTGGTGCACCAACAGCAAAAAATGGGCAAGCGCCGGGGCGTAGTAATGGATGGCCGCGACATTGGTACGGCCGTATTTCCGGATGCCGAAGTAAAAATTTTTATGACGGCCGACGTAGAAACCCGGGCCAAACGCCGCCAACAGGAACTACTCGAAAAAAACGAATTGGTACCTTTAAATACAATCGTGGAAAATTTAAAAAAACGCGACCTGATTGATTCTACCCGCAAGGAAAGCCCTTTAATCCAGGCACCAGACGCAGCTTTGCTCGACACCTCGTACATCACCATCGACGAACAGGTAGATTTTGTATTGCGCAAAGTAGCCGAAAGATTATGCAGCCAGGAGTTTTCGGTGCCAAAAGAGTAA
- the ade gene encoding adenine deaminase, translating into MSYREFKVSGQIVDVIHKQIFSGTIVVINGKIAHVTPEPVASQQYILPGFIDAHVHIESSMLVPSEFARLAVPHGTVATVSDPHEIANVLGLAGVEYMIENGQKVPFKFYFGAPSCVPATIFETAGAEVTPEDIEDLFQRPEVKYLAEMMNWPGVLNQDPLVMQKITLAQKFGRPIDGHAPGLRAEQARQYAAAGISTDHECFTAEEARDKLAAGMKILIREGSAAKNFEALIDLLPEFPGEIMFCSDDKHPNDLVEGHINQLVKRALTRGIDVFDVLQAACVNPVRHYGLEVGLLRENDPADFIILDTLAPDFKVLETFIAGQQVAERGVTLLEYRASVSPNNFNTHAKSPTDFHFTMPGPGLLNVIEAHDGQLITKRITAPALLTQENNAIADVANDILKIAVVNRYHNEPPAIGFIKNFNLKSGAIASSVAHDSHNIIVVGTDDVSICKAVNLLIEVQGGIVAVNGGDIKLLPLPVAGIMSADNGYEVALAYSDLDAMSKAMGSTLKSPFMTLSFMALLVIPELKLSDQGLFDGNNFTFTPVVIPQ; encoded by the coding sequence ATGTCATACCGGGAGTTTAAAGTCAGCGGCCAAATTGTAGACGTCATTCATAAACAGATTTTCAGCGGCACTATTGTGGTAATTAACGGCAAAATCGCCCACGTTACCCCGGAACCCGTCGCAAGTCAGCAGTACATTTTACCCGGTTTTATTGATGCGCACGTGCACATCGAAAGCTCCATGCTGGTACCCAGCGAGTTTGCCCGCCTGGCGGTGCCGCACGGTACGGTAGCTACGGTGTCAGACCCGCACGAAATTGCGAATGTACTGGGCCTAGCCGGGGTGGAATACATGATTGAAAACGGGCAGAAGGTACCGTTTAAATTTTACTTTGGCGCTCCCTCCTGCGTACCCGCCACTATCTTTGAAACGGCAGGAGCCGAAGTTACCCCCGAAGATATTGAAGATTTATTTCAGCGCCCGGAAGTTAAATACCTGGCCGAAATGATGAACTGGCCCGGCGTGTTAAACCAGGACCCGCTGGTAATGCAAAAAATTACCCTGGCTCAAAAATTTGGTCGACCAATTGACGGACACGCGCCCGGGCTGCGGGCCGAACAAGCCCGACAATATGCGGCTGCCGGCATCAGCACCGACCACGAATGTTTTACCGCCGAAGAAGCCCGCGATAAACTAGCTGCCGGCATGAAAATTTTGATCCGGGAAGGCAGCGCCGCCAAAAACTTTGAAGCCTTGATAGACTTATTGCCCGAGTTCCCCGGCGAGATCATGTTCTGCTCCGACGACAAACACCCGAATGATTTGGTTGAAGGACATATTAACCAGTTAGTAAAAAGAGCTTTAACCCGCGGTATCGATGTATTTGATGTACTACAGGCGGCTTGCGTGAACCCGGTTCGCCACTATGGTCTGGAAGTAGGCTTACTGCGCGAAAATGATCCGGCCGATTTCATTATTCTGGATACGCTTGCCCCGGATTTTAAAGTTCTGGAAACGTTTATAGCGGGCCAACAAGTAGCCGAACGTGGCGTTACCTTACTGGAGTACCGCGCCAGCGTCTCCCCCAACAATTTTAATACGCACGCAAAATCGCCCACCGATTTTCATTTTACCATGCCTGGTCCGGGTTTGCTAAACGTAATAGAAGCCCACGATGGACAGTTAATAACCAAACGCATTACGGCTCCGGCTTTGCTGACCCAAGAGAACAATGCCATTGCCGACGTAGCCAACGATATTTTAAAAATTGCGGTGGTAAACCGCTACCACAACGAGCCACCCGCCATTGGTTTTATTAAAAATTTTAATTTAAAAAGCGGCGCTATTGCTTCTTCGGTGGCGCACGACTCGCATAATATTATAGTAGTGGGTACCGACGACGTAAGTATTTGCAAAGCCGTAAACTTATTAATTGAGGTGCAAGGCGGTATTGTGGCGGTAAACGGCGGTGATATAAAATTACTTCCGTTGCCGGTAGCCGGTATTATGTCCGCGGATAACGGGTACGAAGTGGCGCTGGCTTACTCTGATCTGGATGCCATGAGCAAAGCCATGGGCAGTACCTTGAAGTCGCCATTTATGACTTTATCGTTTATGGCCCTATTGGTTATTCCGGAACTAAAATTAAGCGATCAAGGCTTGTTC